Genomic segment of Nocardiopsis mwathae:
GGTTGGGGATGAGCGTGGTGAAGGGGTAGTCGGCGATCTTCGGCCGGGCCGCGGACAGCGCGGCGATCAGCGACGACTTGCCCGCGCTGGGGAACCCGACCAGGCCGACGTCGGCGATGGTCTTGATCTCCAGCTTGACCTCGATGGACTCGCCCTCCTCGCCCTTGAGGGCGAAGCCGGGGGCCTTGCGGCGGGGCGAGGCCAGCGCCGCGTTCCCCAGACCGCCGACGCCGCCCTGGGCGACGATGAGCCGGGTTCCGACACCGACGAGGTCGGCGATGAGCTCGCCGTCGGGGCCGGTGACCACGGTGCCGTCGGGCACGCCGAGGACCAGGTCCTCGCCGTTGGCGCCGCTGCGGTGCCCGCCCTGGCCGGGCGTCCCGTTGCGGGCCTTGCGGTGCGGGCGGCGCTGGTACTCCAGCAGCGTGGCGACCTGCGGGTCGACCTCCAGGACGACGTCGCCGCCCCGGCCGCCGTTGCCACCGTCGGGCCCGCCCAGGGGCTTGAACTTCTCCCGGTGCACGGAGGCACAGCCATGCCCGCCGTCACCGGCCTTGAGCTGCAAGACCGCTTCGTCGACGAAGTCCGGCATGTGCTATTCCCCCCGTGTGGTGGACCTGCTCAGTAGTGCAACGCGCGAAGGGCGGGCCAGATTTCCTGGCCCGCCCTCGATCATCCGCAGGCGTGGGCGGAGCCGCGCGCGGTAAGGCGCTGCGGGCTCCCCCACTGCTCCGGGCCGACCTACTCCGCGGCGGCCGGCGTCGGGACGATGTTCACGGCCTTGCGGCCGCGCCGGTTACCGAACTCGACCTTGCCCGCGACCAGCGCGAACAGGGTGTCGTCGCCACCGCGGCCGACGTTGTCGCCCGGGTGGAACTTCGTGCCGCGCTGGCGGATGAGGATCTCGCCGGCCTTGACGCTCTGACCGCCGAAGCGCTTCACGCCGAGGCGCTTGGCGTTGGAGTCACGCCCGTTACGGCTGGACGATGCGCCCTTCTTGTGTGCCATGTCGAGCCCTCCCCTACTTCGCCGCGATGCCGGTGACGCGCACCTTGGTGTAGGTCTGACGGTGACCCATGCGCTTCTTGTAACCGGTCTTGTTCTTGTACTTCAGAATGTTGATCTTGGGGCCCTTGGCCTCGCCGAGGACCTCGGCGGTGACCTTGTAGCCGCTCAGCTCGGCGGTCTCGCTGATGACCTTGCCGTCCTCGACGACAAGCAGCGGCTCCCACGTCACCGTCGAACCGGCCTCACCGGAGACCCTGTCGATGTCCAAGACGTCATCGACAGACACCTTCTCCTGTCGGCCGCCCGCTCGCACGATCGCGTACACCGGGAAACTCTCTTCCTGCTCGTGGACAATCCTCGCCAGGGCGAGGAGCAAATGCGCTGCTGTTGACCGCAGCTCGGACCCATCGGGCACCCGCGGTGGGGGCGTGGGAATCGAGGTCCGGTCTCGGGCGCGCGAACGATTGGGGCGCGCCGACGCACCGACCCTTAGATTACCACCCGCCGATCGGCGGCCGACACGTTCTCGGGTGTGATCAGGCCGAACCGGGCGCTACTCGACATAGCAGACACGATTCGGCCCGACCGCTCTCCCGTCTCTATCCCGCCTCGGCGACCGCGGACTCGGTACCGGCGGCCTTGGTCCGGCGGGTGCGGCGCCGTGTCTTGCGCTGCCGCTCGGCCTCGCCGCCCTCTCCCGTACCGTCGGCCGCCGCGAGCGACGCGGCCCCGACCGACGCGGCTTCGGCGTCGGCAGCGGCCTCCGCAGCCGGCTCCGCTGCGGCGCCGGCGTCCCCGGTCGCCTTGCGGGACGTCTTCTTGGCGGTGGTCGCCTTCTTCTTCGGTGCCGCTTTGGCGGTGGTGCTCTTGGTGGCGCTCTTGGTAGCGCTCTTGGTAGCGCTCTTGGCGGTGCTCCGGGCCCGGGTGGACCGGGTCGCCCTCTTCTTCGGCTCCTCCGCGGGCACCTCCGCCTGTTCGGACTCCTCGGTCCGGGCCTCCGCAGCGGTGCCCACGGCGGGAGCCGCGGCGGCATCCGGGGCCTGTGCCGCCGGGGGCTCCTCGGCGGTCGTGGCGGCGGTCTCCTTCTCGGCCTTCTCCGCCTTCTCCGCCTTGTCGGCCTTGTCGGCCTTCGCCTTCTTCTTCTTTCCGGTGCCCGAGACAGCGGCCTTGCCCTCGACCGGCTCCGAGGAGATCAGCAGGCCGCGGCCGTTGCAGTGCTCGCAGCCCGCGGAGAAGGCCTCCAGCAGGCCCTGGCCGACGCGCTTGCGCGTCATCTGCACCAGACCCAGCGAGGTGACCTCTGCCACCTGGTGCTTGGTGCGGTCCCGCGACAGGCACTCCAGCATCCGGCGGAGCACCAGGTCGCGGTTGCTCTCCAGCACCATGTCGATGAAGTCGATCACGATGATGCCGCCGATGTCGCGCAGCCGCAGCTGGCGCACGATCTCCTCGGCCGCCTCAAGGTTGTTCTTGGTGACCGTCTCTTCGAGGTTGCCGCCCTGGCCGGTGAACTTGCCGGTGTTGACGTCGACGACGGTCATCGCCTCGGTGCGGTCGATGATCAGCGAGCCGCCGCTCGGCAGCCACACCTTGCGCTCCAGCGCCTTGGCGATCTGCTCGTCGATGCGGTAGGCCTCGAAGACGTCGCGGTCACCGTCCCACTGGGAGACGCGCTCCGACAGGTGCGGCGCCACGTACTCGACGTACTCGTGGACGGTGTCCCAGGCCTCGTCACCGGAGACGACCAGGCTGGAGAAGTCCTCGTTGAAGACGTCGCGCACCACCCGCACGGTGAGGTCGGGCTCGCTGTTCAGCAGCGCGGGCGCGGTCGCCGACTTCGACTTGCGCTTGATCGACTCCCACTGCGCGGCCAGGCGCGCGATGTCGCGCTCCAGCTCCTCCTCGCTGGCGCCCTCGGCGGCGGTCCGCACGATGACCCCGGCGTTCTCCGGCATGACCTTCTTGAGGATCTGCTTGAGCCGCGCGCGCTCCTTGTCGGGCAGCTTGCGGCTGATGCCGGTCATGGAACCGTCGGGCACGTAGACCAGGTAGCGGCCGGGCAGGCTGATCTGGCTGGTGAGCCGGGCGCCCTTATGGCCCAACGGGTCCTTGGTCACCTGCACCAGCACCGACTGGCCGGACTTCAGCACCGACTCGATGCGCTTGGGCTGGCCCTCCAGGCCGGAGGCGTCCCAGTTGACCTCACCGGCGTACAGGACGGCGTTGCGGCCCTTGCCGATGTCGACGAACGCGGCCTCCATGGACGGCAGCACGTTCTGCACCCGCCCGAGGTAGACGTTGCCGACGTAGGAGCGGTGGGTGGCGCGGTCGACGTAGTGCTCGACGAGGACGTCGTCCTCCAGCACACCGATCTGGGTGCGCTCGCCGGTGCGCCGGATGACCAGGTCCCGCTTGACCGCCTCACGGCGGGCCAGGAACTCCGACTCGGTGATGATCGGGGTGCGGCGGCGGCCCTGCTCGCGTCCTTCGCGGCGGCGCTGCTTCTTGGCCTCCAGCCGGGTGGACCCGCGGACGGCCTGCACCTCGTCCTCGATCGGCTTCTCCACGCGCGGCTCGCGCACGCGGACCACGGTGTTCGGCGGGTCGTCGCGGCCCGGTGCCTCTTCGGCGGCCTCGCCGCCGGAGCGGCGGCGACGACGGCGGCGACGACGGCTGCCGCCCTCGCCCGCGTCACCCGCCGGGGTCTCCTCCTCGGCCGCCTCGGGCCTCTCGGCCGGGGCCTCCGCGACCGCCGGGGCGGCGGTGGACGCGCCCCGCTCGGCTTCGGTCTCCTCCTCGGCACCGCGCGACTTGCCGCGCCCGCGGCCGCCCCTGCGGCGTCGGCGGCGCGAGGGGCGCTCCTCGTCCTCGTCGGCGCCGCGGGCGTCCTCGACCGGTTCGGCCGACTCCTCGGCCGCAGGCTCGGCCTCGGTGTCCTCGTCCTCGGTGTCCTCGCCGACCGCGGGCTCCACCTCGGCGGCGGCCCCTCCGGCGGGCGCCACGGGCGGCTGGAACAGCACCATGGGCGGCTGGAAAGACGCGGTGGCCGCGGACTCCACGGCGGGGGCCGCCGCGGACCGGGGGTCGGCGGTGTCGCCGTCGCCGTCCTCGTCGCCGGCGGTGTCCGCGGGCTCGGCAGCGGCGCGGGCACGGGTCGCACGCGAGCCGCGCTTGGCCGCCTGGGTCGTGCCCGACGCGCGGGTGCGGGTGCGCTTCTTGGGCGCGCGCTCCTCGGCCTCCTCGGCCTCGGGCGCCTGATCGGCGGTGGCCGCTGCGGCGGTCTCGGTCGCGGCCGCCCCGGCGGCCTCCTCGACCGGCGTCACGACCTGCCGCGCGACCGTGGTCCTGCTGCCGACGACCGGAGCGGACTCGACGTCCCCCGGTCCGGCCAGTCGTGTGAGCGGAGCGGCACCGGGCGTGAACACGGGCTCGGGCTCCGGAGGCGGACCCGCCTGCCGGGCGGCGCCCTTGCGCTTGCTCGGCCCGCTGACCTTGATCTCCGCCTCCTGTGGCGGCGCGAACGTGGTCCGCGCCCCAGTGCCGTTGGACGTGGAGGTGGCGGCCTCGGCAGCCGCATCCGCTGTTTCAGTTGTACCCGCGGTGCCGTCGGCACCGCCGTTGGGCTCGTTTTCGAGCATCCGGGTGGTCTCCCGTCAGAGTCCTCGGGTGCGGCGTCGGCCTGCTTCGGCCGCCGCGCTCGCGCGCGAGGACTGTCGTCGCTATGTCGGCGCCGGTAGCGTTTCCGCCGCTACCGGGGCAAAGTCCTTGATCGCGGTCGCCCACGTTCCCCGCTGGAGGTCACCCATCCGGTGCGCTCCGCGTGGGCGCCGACGGCCTCGGGCCGAAGTCCGCGCGTCCGTCCGGATCCGCCTGCGCCGTACCGCTCCCGGGTACGGCCCCTTCCCGCCCGGTGTACCGGGCGGCCGCCCTCTCGGCGGCGAACGGGTCGGCGATCGCGGCGGACACCCCGTCAAGAGGCCCCTGCGCCAGCCGGGTCATCACCGGTGATGACAGCGGCGCGAGGTCGGCCACCTGACGAAGGCCGGTCACCACATCGTCTGGTCGCACGGCAGGTGTCGTGTGCCGAACAACCATACGAAGTATGGTATATGTCACATCTTGTCCCATTGTGGCGCGATCGTCCACTTCCAGTCGGACGACCGCCGAACGGGTGTCGAAGCGTCGGCGGCCCTTCTTCGTCAGCCGCTCCACTTCGACCGTCTCGGCCGCGAGGTACGCGGCCGCTGCCGCCGCAGCGTCGTCGGGGGCGACGCCGGGCAGCTCCACCTTCCACTCCGATGCCTCCAGGCGGTCCGCCAGACCACCCGCCGCCGCTTCCACGACCTCGGTCACGTCCAGCCCCTCGGGCATGGCGCCGTCCAGCCGGACACGCACCTGTCCGGGGTCGCAGGGCTCGGCCAGGGTCAGCTCGAAGTACTCCGCCTCGCTGGCCACCCCGGTGGGGGCGGCTCCGGTGTAGGAGATCTTCGGGTGCGGCGTGAACCCCGCTGAGAACGCGACGGGGACCCCGGCCCGGCGAAGGGCCCGCTCCAGCGCGCGGGCGATATCGCGATGGCTCGCGAACCGCATCCTTCCGCGCTTGGCGTAGCGAACGCGCAGCCGCCGACCGGCCTGTCCTGTGGAGGGCGAGGTGGTGCCCTCAGGTGCGGGGGGCAGCGCTACTCCTTTCCTCGATGCCTCCCGGGGGGTGCGGGGATTCCTCCCTGACACACCCACCTGGGAGATTCACGTCCTCTTCAGCCTACGGTGCGCGCCGGGTACAGCGCGCCATCGGCTCGGGGCGAGTGCCGATCAGGCGCTCACCGTCGACGTATCGCCGGGGGCGCCACGTGTCTCGAAGGGCGCACCCCTTACCTCTAGAGCTGTTCCCATCGACGCGATACTTGAAAAGCGGACCGTCCGTTGCTTCCGACACAACCGGACCCGCCCGGAACCGGCCGTCGCGGACGCGGCTGACCTGGGGCGGCATACCGGCCGCGGATCTCCGCCGAGATTTTTTCGATTCCATGCCAACCTCAGGCGCCCCCAACCCGTCCAACTACGCGTATGGCCCGGCGCGAGCGGGGCGCCGGGCCATACCTCGTTCTCCCATCTCTCACGTCCACGGCCCGTATGGCCGGTTCCGGCCGCCCGTGCACAGTGCCCCCGGCCCGGCGGCAGGCCACCGGTGGTCAGACCACCGACAGCGGAAGAAGCTTCCTCTTGTCCCCCGGGCCGATCTGGATCTCGGTCCCCATGCTCGGGCAGACACCGCAGTCGTAGCAGGGGTTCCACCGGCAGTCGTCCACTTCCAGCGACTCCTCGCCGTGCAGCGCGTCCCGCCAGTCCTGCCACAGCCAGTCGCGGTCCAGCCCGGCGTCCAGGTGGTCCCAGGGCAGCACCTCGTCCTCGTCGCGCTCCCGCGTGGTGTACCAGTCGAGGTCGACCGGCTCGGCGGCCAGCACCTCGGCGGCCGCCTCGCACCAGCGCTCGTAGGAGAAGTGCTCGCTCCAGCCGTCGAACCGGCCGCCGGCGCGCCACACCGCCTCGATGATCCGGCCCACGCGGCGGTCGCCGCGGGACAGCAGGCCCTCGATGATCGACGGGCTGCCCTCGTGGTAGCGCAGGCCGATCGACTTGCCGTAGCGGCGGTCGGCCCGCAGTGCGTCCTTGAGCCGGTGCAGCCGCGCGTCGACGACCTCGGCGGGCGTCTGGCCGGCCCACTGGAACGGCGTCTGCGGCTTGGGCACGAACCCGCCGATGGAGATCGTGCAGCGGATGTCCTTGCGGCCGGTCACCTCGCGCCCGGTCCTGATGACCTCGGCCGCCAGTTTCGCGATCGCCAGGACGTCGGCGTCCTCCTCGGTCGGCAGCCCGCACATGAAGTACAGCTTGACCTGGCGCCACCCGGCGGCATAGGCGGCGGTGACGGTACGGATCAGGTCGGCCTCGGTGACCATCTTGTTGATCACCCGGCGCATCCGCTCGCTGCCGCCCTCGGGCGCGAACGTCAGTCCGGAGCGGCGGCCGTTGCGGGTGAGCTCGTTGGCCAGGTCGATGTTGAAGGCGTCCACCCGGGTCGAGGGCAGGGAGAGGCCGGTGTTGGTGCCCTCGTAGCGGTCGGCGAGGTCCTTGGCGATGCCGCCGATCTCGCTGTGGTCGGCGCTGGACAGCGAGAGCAGGCCGACCTCCTGGAAGCCGGAGGACCGCACGCCCTGCTCGACCATCTCGGTGACGGTCTCCTTGCCGCGCTCGCGGACCGGGCGGGTGATCATCCCGGCCTGGCAGAAGCGGCAGCCGCGGGTGCAGCCGCGGAAGATCTCGACACTGTAGCGCTCGTGCACGGACTCCGCGATGGGCACCACCGGGTTCTTGGGATAGGGCCAGTCGTCGAGGTTCATGACGGTGTGCTTCTGCACGGTCCACGGCACGCCCGGGCGGTTGGGCTCGTAGCGCTCGATGCGCCCGTCGGGGTGGTAGCCGACGTCGTAGAACCGGGGCACGTACACACCACCGGTGGCGGCCAGGCGCAGCAGCAGGCCATCGCGCCCTTCAGGGCGCCCTTCGCGCTTCCACTCCCGGATGATCTCGGTGATGGCCAGCGCGATCTCCTCGCCGTCGCCCAGCACCACGGCGTCGAGGAAGTCGGCGATGGGCTCGGGGTTGAACGCCGAGTGGCCACCGGCCAGCACCACCGGGTGGTCGTCGGCACGGTCGGCGGCGTGCAGCGGGATCCCGGCGAGGTCCAGCGCGGTGAGCATGTTGGTGTAGCCCATCTCGCTGGCGAAGCTCACACCGAGGATGTCGAACGCGCCCACGGGGCGGTGGGCGTCGACGGTGAACTGCGGGATCCGGTGCTCGCGCATGAGCGCCTCAAGGTCGGGCCACACGGCGTAGGTGCGCTCGGCCAGCACGCCCTCGCGCTCGTTGAGGACCTCGTACAGGATCTGGATGCCCTGGTTGGGGACGCCGACCTCGTAGGCGTCGGGGTACATCAGCGCCCAGCGGACTTCGGCTGCGTCCCAGTCGCCGACGACGGAGTTGAGTTCCCCGCCGACGTACTGGATCGGCTTCTGTACCTGCGGCAGCAGGCTCTCCAGTCGCGGGAAGACGCTCTCGATGGGCATTGGTCCGGTCCCTCGTCAGATCCTGCGGTCAATGGGTGGGGTCGACGCGTGGTCGAACGAATTCCTCCCAGCTTAGCCACCGGGTCGGCCGCCGGGGGACGTCGCTCCTGACAGGGCGTGCGGTGCCGGTCAGGTGAGGTCGCGCACCACGGCGTCGGCGAGCAGCCGCCCCCGGCGGGTCAGCACGGCGCGGCCGGCGGCGTGCGCGTCCACGTCCAGCAGGCCGTCGGCGACCGCGCGCTTCGCTGCGGCACGGCCGGCGTCGTCGAGCAGGGCCAGCGGGCAGCCCTCGGCGATGCGCAGCTCCAGCAGGATGCGCTCGAAGCGGCGGGTCCCGGCGTCCAGCACCTCGCGGGCGTGGCCGGGGCTCACGCCCTCCGCCAGGCGTGCGGCGTAGGCGGCCGGATGCTTGACGTTCCACCACCGGGTGCCGCCGATGTGGCTGTGCGCGCCGGGGCCCACACCCCACCAGTCGCCGCCGGTCCAGTACAGCCGGTTGTGCCGGCTCCGGGCTGCCGTGCCGCGCGCCCAGTTGGACACCTCATAGGCGTGCAGGCCGGCCTCCGTCAGCGCGTCGTCGGCGGTCACGTAGCGGTCGGCCATGGTGTCCTCGTCCGGTGGGCTGAGTTCGCCGCGGCGGACACGGGCGGCCAGCCGGGTGCCGTCCTCGACGATCAGCGAGTAGGCCGAGACGTGGTCGGGACCGGCGCCGATGGCGGACCGCAGCGAGTCCTTCCAGTCGGCGTCGGTCTCCCCGGGGGTGCCGTAGATGAGGTCGAGGTTGACGTGCTCGAACCCGGCCGCGCGGGCCCAGGCCACACACTGTTCGGGACGGCCGGGGGTGTGGCCGCGCTCCAGCACCTCCAGCACGTGCGGGCGGGAGCTCTGCATGCCGAAGGAGACGCGGGTGAACCCGGCGGCACGCAGCCGCGCCAGGGTGCCGGGGTCCACGGTCTCGGGGTTGGCCTCGGTGGTGACCTCGGCGCCGGCCTCAAGGCCGAACTCGGTGTCGATGGCGGCCAGGATGCGGCCCAGGTCCTCGGGCGGCAGCAGGGTGGGGGTGCCGCCGCCGACGAACACCGTGCTCACCGGGGTGTCGACGGCGCCGAGGACACGGCGGGCGAAGCGGATCTCGGCGACGGCCTGCTCGGCGTAGGTCGCACGGGAGGCCAGCGCGCCTCCGTCGCGGGAGCGCAGCTCGGCGGCGGTGTAGGTGTTGAAGTCGCAGTAGCCGCAGCGGGTGGTGCAGAACGGCACGTGCACGTAGAACCCGAACGGGCGGCGCCCCAGGTCGGCGGTGGCCTCGGCGGGCAGCACGCCGTCGGCGGGAACGGGATCGCCGTCGAGCGGAACGGAAGGCATACCTCCAGTGTCGGTGATCGACGGGACTCACCGGTCCCCGCGGCCGATCCCGGGGAGATCGGGGGCGGGAGCCGCCCGTGGACCCGTGGACCCCGATATCGCCGATATCCCCGAGGGCCGTCAGGCGCGGCCGAGCTGCGTGGCGACCTTCGCGGTCACCTCTTCCCACTTCGCCGCCCGGCCGGGCAGCTCCAGCACGCGGTGGAGCAGGTCGATGTCGCGCTCGTCGTAGGCGCGCGCGGCGGCGTACACGGTGATGTCGTGGTCGGGGCGCTCCACGGTGACGGTGTCGCCCGCGCTGAGCTCCCCCTCCTCAAGGACGCGCAGGTAGACGCCGGTGCGGGCCTCGTCGGCGAACCGCTTGACCCACCGGGGCTCCTCCATCCAGGCCTGGAAGGTGCGGCACGGGGTGCGGGCAAGGGTGGCCTCCAGCACCACGGTGCCGATGCGCCAGCGCTCGCCGATCAGGACCTGGGCGAGGTCGATGCCGCGGGTGGTGAGGTTCTCGCCGAACACACCGTCGCGCAGCGGCCTGTCGAGGCGTTCCTGCCACACGTCCAGGTCCTCGCGCGCATAGGCGTGGATGGCCTGGTCGCGGCCGCCGTGGTGCTGCCGGTCGCCCTGCTCGTCCCCGGCCACGCCGAGCGCGTGCACGGCGACGGCGCCCTCCACCGGGCGCTTCTCGATGGCGGTGGGCTTGTCCTTGACCGCCCACGCGGTGGTGACGGCGCGGCCGGTGTTGACGGATCGGACGGCGGGGAGACGGGGTGTGGAAGGCATAGGAGAACGTTAGGTCAATCCGCGGCCGACGGCACCCGGATATCCCCGGCGGTGCCCACGGGGGCGGCGCCGGTGGAGCCCCGGACCACGAGTTCGGGGTCGAAGAGGTACTCGGCGTGCGTCGCCGCGGAGGCGTGTCCGGCGATCTCGTCGCACAGGGTGCGCACCGCGGCCAGCGCCATCGCCTGCACGGGCTGGCGGACCGTCGTGAGCGGCGGGTCGGTGAACGCGATGAGCTGGGAGTCGTCGTAGCCGACGACGGAGACGTCGCCGGGCACCGACAGGCCGCGCTGGCGGGCGGCGCGGATCGCGCCGAGGGCCATGAGGTCGGAGCCGCAGACCATGGCGGTCACCCCGCGGTCCAGCAGCCGGACGGCGGCGGCGTGGCCGCCCTCGACCCCGAACAGGGAGGGCTCCACCAGGCCGTCGGCGGGCAGCCCGTGGCGGCCCATGGCCTCCCGGTAGCCCGCAAGCTTGCGCTGGACGGGGACGTAGCGCTCGGGTCCGCTGGTGAAGCCGATGCGGGTGTGGCCGAGGGCGGCGAGGTGGTCGACGGCGATGCGCCCGGCCTCCCGGTCGTCGCAGGAGACGAAGGCGGCGGGTACGTCCTCGGCGTAGCCGTTGACGAGCACGATCGGCAGCCTGCGGGCGGCGATCCGCCGGTAGCGCTCGTGGTCGGCGGTGGTGTCGGCGTGCAGGCCGGAGACGAAGATGATGCCGGAGACGTTGCGCTCCATCAGCAGCTCGACGTACTCGTCCTCGGCGACCCCGCCGGGGGTCTGGGTGCACAGCACGGGGGTGTAGCCGTGCTGGGCGAGGACGCCCTCGGCGGCCTGGGCGAACATCGGGAAAACGGGGTTCTCCAGCTCGGGGACGACCATGCCGACCAGTCCGGCCGAGCGCTTGCGCAGCCGCGCGGGGCGCTCGTAGCCGAGCACGTCGAGCGCCGTGAGCACGGCCTTGCGGGTTTCGGCTCCGACCCCCGGCTTGTCGTTGAGGACCCGGGAGACCGTCGCCTCGCTTACGCCCGCGTGCCGCGCGATATCGGCCAGTCGTGGACCCATGGCAGCACTCTAATGGAAAAACCCCCGCCAACTATCTGCAAGAACCGGGTAATCTTGCGCAAGTCCTTGCAGTCCGTGTTCGTTCGGGCCGGAGTGCCCTCGTCACCACTCCGGCAAGAGAGGGGACCGCCCCATGCCGCAGACGCCCTCCTCCCCGCCCCCCGCCCCCGCCGCGGCGCGCCGGGACTGGTGGCGCGACGCCGTCATCTACCAGATCTACGTCCGCAGCTTCGCCGACTCCGACGGCGACGGCGACGGCGACCTGCCGGGCATCCGGCAGCGCCTGCCCGAACTCGCGGCGCTCGGCGTCGACGCCGTCTGGCTCACCCCCTTCTACCGCTCTCCACTCGCCGACGGCGGCTACGACGTCGCCGACTACCGCGACGTGGACCCCCGCTTCGGCACCCTGGCCGACTTCGACGCGCTGACCGCGGCCGCGCACGACCTCGGCCTGCGCGTCATCATCGACATCGTCCCCAACCACACCTCCTCCGCCCACCGCTGGTTCACCGAGGCGGCGGCCGCCGAGCCCGGCGGCCCGGAGCGCTCGCGCTACATCTTCCGGCCCGGCCGCGGGGCCGACGGCGACCTGCCGCCGAACAACTGGCGGTCCATCTTCGGCGGGCCGGCCTGGACCCGGCTCAAGCGGCCCGACGGCACGCCTGAGGAGTGGTACCTGCACCTGTTCGACGCCGAGCAGCCCGACCTCGACTGGACCTCCCCCGAGGTGCACGCCGAATTCGACGACGTGCTGCGGTTCTGGCTGGACCGGGGCGTCGACGGGTTCCGCATCGACGTGGCCCACGGCATGGTCAAGGACCCCGCACTGCCCGACATCGCCCCCGGGCAGAAGGCCGCGCTGCTCGACGGCGAGACCCGGCTGCCCTACTTCGACCAGGACGGGGTCCACGACATCCACCGGCGGTGGCGGCGCATCGCCGACTCCTACCCGGGCGGGCGCGCCCTGGTGGCCGAGGCGTGGGTGCAGGACGCCGCCCGGGTGGCCCGCTACCTGCGGCCCGACGAGCTGCACCAGGCGTTCAACTTCGAGTACCTGACCGCGGAGTGGGACGCGGCCGCACTGCGGTCGGTCGTGGATGCGTCACTGGCGGCCAACGGCTCCGTCGGCGCCACGACGACGTGGGTGCTGTCCAACCACGACGTGACCCGGCACGTGACCCGGTTCGGCGGCGGTGAGGCGGGGCTGCGCCGCGCCCGCGCCGCCGCGCTGCTCACCCTCGCGCTGCCCGGCTCGGCCTACCTCTACCAGGGTGAGGAGCTGGGCCTGCCGGAGGTCGCCGACCTGCCGGAGGACGCGCTGCGCGACCCCACCTGGGAGCGCTCCGGGCGCACCGAGCGCGGCCGCGACGGCTGCAGGGTGCCGCTGCCGTGGGAGGGTGGCGAGCCCCCGTTCGGGTTCGGCCCCGCGGGCACGGAGCCGTGGCTGCCGGTGCCCCCGGCGTGGGGGGCGCTGACCCGCGAGGCCCAGCGCCACGATAGGGACTCCACTCTCACGCTGTACACGGCCGCGCTGCGCGAGCGGCACGCCCACCCGGCGCTGGGTGATGGGGCCATGGAGTGGGCGGAGGCGCCCGAGGGCGTCCTGGCGTTCCGACGCGCCCCCGGCTTCGCCTGTGTCGTCAACCTGACCGGTGAGACCGTGGCCGCCCCCCTGCCGGGCGAGGTGCTGCTGTCCAGCGGTCCGACCGGACGCCGCGGGGCCGACCTGCTGCTGCCCGGCGACACCGCCGTGTGGCTCCACGCCTGACCGGCCCTCTCCCCGCCCCTTCGTTGATCTCGGAGATATTGGGGCCTCAGCGG
This window contains:
- the rpmA gene encoding 50S ribosomal protein L27; amino-acid sequence: MAHKKGASSSRNGRDSNAKRLGVKRFGGQSVKAGEILIRQRGTKFHPGDNVGRGGDDTLFALVAGKVEFGNRRGRKAVNIVPTPAAAE
- the rplU gene encoding 50S ribosomal protein L21 — protein: MYAIVRAGGRQEKVSVDDVLDIDRVSGEAGSTVTWEPLLVVEDGKVISETAELSGYKVTAEVLGEAKGPKINILKYKNKTGYKKRMGHRQTYTKVRVTGIAAK
- a CDS encoding Rne/Rng family ribonuclease; the encoded protein is MLENEPNGGADGTAGTTETADAAAEAATSTSNGTGARTTFAPPQEAEIKVSGPSKRKGAARQAGPPPEPEPVFTPGAAPLTRLAGPGDVESAPVVGSRTTVARQVVTPVEEAAGAAATETAAAATADQAPEAEEAEERAPKKRTRTRASGTTQAAKRGSRATRARAAAEPADTAGDEDGDGDTADPRSAAAPAVESAATASFQPPMVLFQPPVAPAGGAAAEVEPAVGEDTEDEDTEAEPAAEESAEPVEDARGADEDEERPSRRRRRRGGRGRGKSRGAEEETEAERGASTAAPAVAEAPAERPEAAEEETPAGDAGEGGSRRRRRRRRRSGGEAAEEAPGRDDPPNTVVRVREPRVEKPIEDEVQAVRGSTRLEAKKQRRREGREQGRRRTPIITESEFLARREAVKRDLVIRRTGERTQIGVLEDDVLVEHYVDRATHRSYVGNVYLGRVQNVLPSMEAAFVDIGKGRNAVLYAGEVNWDASGLEGQPKRIESVLKSGQSVLVQVTKDPLGHKGARLTSQISLPGRYLVYVPDGSMTGISRKLPDKERARLKQILKKVMPENAGVIVRTAAEGASEEELERDIARLAAQWESIKRKSKSATAPALLNSEPDLTVRVVRDVFNEDFSSLVVSGDEAWDTVHEYVEYVAPHLSERVSQWDGDRDVFEAYRIDEQIAKALERKVWLPSGGSLIIDRTEAMTVVDVNTGKFTGQGGNLEETVTKNNLEAAEEIVRQLRLRDIGGIIVIDFIDMVLESNRDLVLRRMLECLSRDRTKHQVAEVTSLGLVQMTRKRVGQGLLEAFSAGCEHCNGRGLLISSEPVEGKAAVSGTGKKKKAKADKADKAEKAEKAEKETAATTAEEPPAAQAPDAAAAPAVGTAAEARTEESEQAEVPAEEPKKRATRSTRARSTAKSATKSATKSATKSTTAKAAPKKKATTAKKTSRKATGDAGAAAEPAAEAAADAEAASVGAASLAAADGTGEGGEAERQRKTRRRTRRTKAAGTESAVAEAG
- a CDS encoding TIGR03936 family radical SAM-associated protein: MRFASHRDIARALERALRRAGVPVAFSAGFTPHPKISYTGAAPTGVASEAEYFELTLAEPCDPGQVRVRLDGAMPEGLDVTEVVEAAAGGLADRLEASEWKVELPGVAPDDAAAAAAAYLAAETVEVERLTKKGRRRFDTRSAVVRLEVDDRATMGQDVTYTILRMVVRHTTPAVRPDDVVTGLRQVADLAPLSSPVMTRLAQGPLDGVSAAIADPFAAERAAARYTGREGAVPGSGTAQADPDGRADFGPRPSAPTRSAPDG
- a CDS encoding TIGR03960 family B12-binding radical SAM protein, with the translated sequence MPIESVFPRLESLLPQVQKPIQYVGGELNSVVGDWDAAEVRWALMYPDAYEVGVPNQGIQILYEVLNEREGVLAERTYAVWPDLEALMREHRIPQFTVDAHRPVGAFDILGVSFASEMGYTNMLTALDLAGIPLHAADRADDHPVVLAGGHSAFNPEPIADFLDAVVLGDGEEIALAITEIIREWKREGRPEGRDGLLLRLAATGGVYVPRFYDVGYHPDGRIERYEPNRPGVPWTVQKHTVMNLDDWPYPKNPVVPIAESVHERYSVEIFRGCTRGCRFCQAGMITRPVRERGKETVTEMVEQGVRSSGFQEVGLLSLSSADHSEIGGIAKDLADRYEGTNTGLSLPSTRVDAFNIDLANELTRNGRRSGLTFAPEGGSERMRRVINKMVTEADLIRTVTAAYAAGWRQVKLYFMCGLPTEEDADVLAIAKLAAEVIRTGREVTGRKDIRCTISIGGFVPKPQTPFQWAGQTPAEVVDARLHRLKDALRADRRYGKSIGLRYHEGSPSIIEGLLSRGDRRVGRIIEAVWRAGGRFDGWSEHFSYERWCEAAAEVLAAEPVDLDWYTTRERDEDEVLPWDHLDAGLDRDWLWQDWRDALHGEESLEVDDCRWNPCYDCGVCPSMGTEIQIGPGDKRKLLPLSVV
- the hemW gene encoding radical SAM family heme chaperone HemW; the encoded protein is MPSVPLDGDPVPADGVLPAEATADLGRRPFGFYVHVPFCTTRCGYCDFNTYTAAELRSRDGGALASRATYAEQAVAEIRFARRVLGAVDTPVSTVFVGGGTPTLLPPEDLGRILAAIDTEFGLEAGAEVTTEANPETVDPGTLARLRAAGFTRVSFGMQSSRPHVLEVLERGHTPGRPEQCVAWARAAGFEHVNLDLIYGTPGETDADWKDSLRSAIGAGPDHVSAYSLIVEDGTRLAARVRRGELSPPDEDTMADRYVTADDALTEAGLHAYEVSNWARGTAARSRHNRLYWTGGDWWGVGPGAHSHIGGTRWWNVKHPAAYAARLAEGVSPGHAREVLDAGTRRFERILLELRIAEGCPLALLDDAGRAAAKRAVADGLLDVDAHAAGRAVLTRRGRLLADAVVRDLT